A region of Rhodamnia argentea isolate NSW1041297 chromosome 9, ASM2092103v1, whole genome shotgun sequence DNA encodes the following proteins:
- the LOC115736922 gene encoding probable calcium-binding protein CML13, with amino-acid sequence MGKDLTDDQISSMKEAFTLFDTDGDGRIAPSELGILMRSLGGNPTQAQLKSIIADESLTSPFDFPRFLDLMSKHLKAEPFDRQLRDAFKVLDKESTGYVSVADLRHILTSIGEKLEPSEFDEWIREVEVGSDGKIRYEDFIARMVAK; translated from the coding sequence ATGGGCAAGGACCTGACCGACGACCAAATCTCCTCCATGAAGGAGGCCTTCACCCTCTTCGACACCGACGGGGACGGCCGGATCGCCCCGTCGGAGCTCGGGATCCTCATGCGCTCCCTCGGCGGCAACCCCACCCAGGCCCAGCTCAAGTCCATCATCGCCGACGAGAGCCTCACCTCCCCCTTCGACTTCCCTCGCTTCCTCGACCTCATGTCCAAGCACCTCAAGGCCGAGCCCTTCGATCGCCAGCTCCGCGACGCCTTCAAGGTCCTCGACAAGGAGTCCACCGGCTACGTCTCCGTCGCCGATCTGCGCCACATCCTCACCAGCATCGGCGAGAAGCTCGAGCCCTCGGAGTTCGACGAGTGGATCCGGgaggtcgaggtcgggtcggacGGGAAGATCCGGTACGAGGATTTCATTGCCAGGATGGTCGCCAAGTGA